The DNA window GGACCTCTTTCGCACCCACATGTCCCATGTATTGTATGAGGTCGCGGCAATCGAACACGGGGATTTCGTGCAGGCCCGGCAGTGGATCGCTCGAAGGGACACGGCGCTCCGGACCCTGGATGCGTTGCACCTTGCCGTGGCCCATCGTCGAGACCGGGAGGTTCTGACGGCGGATCGGGGGTTGGCGGACGCCGGTCCCACGTTCGAGCTGGACGTAGAATTGATGCGTGCCGGTGATTCTTCTTGACCGGGAGAAGGGAGGAAGGCGGACACGTGTCGTCATCGTACTCGATACTCCCTGTTGCAGTGCAGTCGGTGCCGATTTGCAGGTGCGGAGTGTCGGATCCATCACTGTTTTGGAAGAAACGACGGACTGCAGGGGGCGTACGTTGATTCCGATTGAGTGGCTGTCTGCAGACGGAACCTCTGATCCGTGATCGGTGGTAGCTCGTCTGTCGGAGACAATGCGGAACCGTATGAAAAAAGTGATGCGCGTTCATGACGAAGGTCGCCCGCGAACACCGGACCGAGATTTTGCAGCTTGCTCGCGAGCACGGGGCGTACGATGTGCGGCTCTTCGGGTCGGTCGCCCGCGGTGAGGATCGGCCGGACAGCGATCTCGATCTGCTCGTTCGGATGGAAGACGGCCGAAGTTTGCTAGATCACGTCGCTCTGAAGCAGGACCTTGAAGATCTGCTGGGACGAGATGTCGATGTGGTGACGGAAGCATCGTTGCACCCGGGGCTTCGCGATCGGGTGCTTCGGGAGGCCGTTTCCCTTCAATGAGTGCCGATGAGACAGATGAACTGTACCTTGAGCACATTCAAAAGCGCACTAGGCGAATTGAAACGTGTGCCTCGGCGGCGGGGGGAGAAACGAAATGTCAGGGGAGCGTTGGCTTTGCAGAGTCTTTTTTTGTGACTCACCACTCGTTATGGAAGCCATCAAACTGACGGTGCAGGTGCACCCGGACGGAACTCTGAAGTGGCCGGACTCGCTTCCCGAACTGGCACCCGGGGAGGCTGAGGTCATCGTGCTGTCCCGTACGGAGAATGCGTCAATGGAGGAGTCCCCTCTGCGCCGGAGATCTTCCGACCTTCTCGCAACGAACTGGCCACGCCTCGACGCGGGGCAATGGAAGACGGGGACTCTTCGGCGCGAGCATCTCTACGGCAAAATGGGACGCTAACGATGACTGAAGTGAACGTTCCGGAGCGCTGCATGGGAAAAGGGCGAGAATGTTGAGCATGGGTGTGCGTGGGAGGATGGGAGAGAGTGGAGAGTATAAGGGCCTGCATGTCGGGCGTTTTGCGTTGGCATCGAGATAGCATCATCACTCCTTTTGATGGTCTCTCAGACGCCGGATGCTCCCTCAAGCGAAACGCCTGTGGGAAGAAACGGGACATCCTTTACGTCCGGACCGATCGACAACGTCGTGACGCAGGGCTCTCTTCGAGAAGCGCAAGTGGGTCTTGTCGACCTTGTCGCTCACGTGGAAGCGGGTGAGACAATTCTCATGGCCTCCAGTTCACCTTGGGCCTGTACAGCCTCACGAAGGGGAGGCTCTGCCCTCACTTCATC is part of the Salinibacter ruber DSM 13855 genome and encodes:
- a CDS encoding PIN domain-containing protein; translated protein: MSHVLYEVAAIEHGDFVQARQWIARRDTALRTLDALHLAVAHRRDREVLTADRGLADAGPTFELDVELMRAGDSS
- a CDS encoding nucleotidyltransferase family protein — encoded protein: MTKVAREHRTEILQLAREHGAYDVRLFGSVARGEDRPDSDLDLLVRMEDGRSLLDHVALKQDLEDLLGRDVDVVTEASLHPGLRDRVLREAVSLQ